Part of the Caldisericota bacterium genome, TCTTTTTGTGGTTTTTCACCTGGCGTACCATTCAAAAGGAAAGGAATATAATTTAAGCGAAAAATGAATATAACTGAATTTATTTCGATTCTTAATAACGTTGCTCCTTTTTTTCTTCAGGAACAATATGACAACAGTGGTGTTCAAGTTGCAGATCTTGATGACGATATTCAAAAAGTATTAATTTCGCTTGATTTAACCAGCGACATAGTGGATGAAGCAATACAAAAGAAGGCAAATGTTATTCTTTCCCATCACCCTATTATGTTTTCTACTGTAAAAAATATTACAAAGCAAAAGAACCCCGCGCTTTTTAAGGCAATTGTAAACAATATAAACCTTATTGCGATGCATACGAACTTCGATCTTGCAGAAGATGGCCTGAATGATTATGTAGGAAAATTATTAGGTATAAAAAAAATTACATCGATTAGAAGAAGCACCGAAAAAACATATAAATTTGCAGTGTATGTGCCGGTTGATTATGCGGACAAATTGAGAAATGCTTTGTTTGATGCAGGTGCAGGTAAAATAGGGAATTACGGAGAAGCATCCTTTAACTTGCAGGGTAGCGGGACATTTACGCCTCTTGATGGAACGCATCCTTTTATTGGTAAAAAAGGAAAAAGAGAAAAAGTTAAAGAAATAAAAATAGAAACAGTTGTCTTTGCAAGAAATATTGACAATGTATTGTTGTCAATGAAAAAGGTACATCCTTACGAAGAACCTGCATATGATATCTACGAAATTAAAAGTAACTCGCCTTCAGGCATTGGAATGATCGGAGAGGTAAAAGAGCAGTGTCTCAAAGATTTTGCAAAGTTTGTTAAAGCAAGGCTTAATGCAAAGCATGTTCGCCTCATAGGATCAAAAGATGTATCTGTAAAAAATGTTGCTTTATGTACTGGGGCAGGAACGTCGCTGTTAGACGAAGTACAAGATTTAGGTGTTGATATATACATTACGGGGGATATTGCGCATCATGCGGCGTTAAATGCACGAGAAATGGATTTAAATTTGCTTGATGTAGAGCATTTTGATACAGAAAAGTTTTTTGTGGATGCAATATATGGACGTCTCGTTGATAGCGGAATACCTAAAAAGTTTTTATTAAAGAGTAAAAAAATGCAATCTCCGTACATAGTTTTGTAAAAAACACTATGATGAATTTATTTTTCTTCTCTTTCCTTTGGAGATAATAATAAATCCTACAAAAATAATCAGTCCCGCAAAGATAAATTGATATTTTAAGCTTTTAAACAGCAGAGCAATAATTCCGGCAATAAACGGACCTGTAATGTTCCCCAGGCTTACTGAAGAAATAAGTATACCTGTTGCCGTTCCTGTTTCTTTATTATTTTCCATAATTTCATTTAACCCGCCTGCAAACATAAAGGCCCATCCAATTCCTGTAATAGCTTGCAAGGGCATAATCTGGAATGGATATCTGGCAAGAGAAAAAATGGAAATGCGAGAGCTAATATGAGGATTCCAAGCCCCGTGCCCCTCCATTTTATTCTATGTGCAACAAACTTAAGCGTTAAAAATTCAAATAAAGGATTTATGATTGTGATGCAACCTACCATAAAAGGTGTTGCTCCTAATTCGTACAGGAAAAGTATCCAAAATGTCCATGTCACATTTATACCCGTGAATGTAAAGAATATTGCAAGGTATAAATTTATATTTTTTTTGATTATCTCCTTTGGAAACAGAGGTATGACAAAGGGTTTTATTTCTTCTTCTTTTAATTTTGAAACGAGAAGCAGGGAGATAAGATATAGTATGCCTACCGATACAAATATCCATCTAATGTTGACAAGAGTAGCAATTATGCTGGAGAGCCCCAGAAAAAAGGCAATGCCCAATGCGCCCCATGCGGTGTGATCATCCATTTTACCGCTGTTTTCATTTACATATGCGGCAAGTGCTCCCGGATATATACCGATTGAGATTCCCTGCAATATCCTCAAAACAAAGAAATTTGGAAATGATGCAGAAAAAAATGAAACTGCATAGAATAGTCCGGCAGATATACATCCAAGAGAGATAATTTTTTTGCGTCCTAACTTGTCAGAGATTCTTCCAAAAACTGTTGCAGAGATAAACATTGATAATGCAAATGCAGTACCAAGGATACCTATTTCAAATCGCGTGGCTCCTAGCGTTTCTGCGAATTGAGGAATAAAAAGATCCGCCATGAGCGGTGCGCCTGAAACAATAAATTACACAATGAATCCTATTTTCAGATTTTTTCGTTTTGTTTGCATTCTTTATTATATTGAAAATCAATAATTCTCCTATATATTTTGAATTATTCTCATCTAATTTTACTGTCATTTGTATTGTGCTTCTATTAAATTATTATCTGAAATGCTGGTAATGATAATCTTAGGACAGTAGGAGATGATATCCTTTTGGTAAAAGAAGTAGAATGTGAAAATGACCAAAATTAAAATTGATAAAAATAATACGCACAGGTAGAAAAACGATTGTACTTGAGGTTCGTCAAGACGCAGATCTTATTGTC contains:
- a CDS encoding Nif3-like dinuclear metal center hexameric protein, with amino-acid sequence MNITEFISILNNVAPFFLQEQYDNSGVQVADLDDDIQKVLISLDLTSDIVDEAIQKKANVILSHHPIMFSTVKNITKQKNPALFKAIVNNINLIAMHTNFDLAEDGLNDYVGKLLGIKKITSIRRSTEKTYKFAVYVPVDYADKLRNALFDAGAGKIGNYGEASFNLQGSGTFTPLDGTHPFIGKKGKREKVKEIKIETVVFARNIDNVLLSMKKVHPYEEPAYDIYEIKSNSPSGIGMIGEVKEQCLKDFAKFVKARLNAKHVRLIGSKDVSVKNVALCTGAGTSLLDEVQDLGVDIYITGDIAHHAALNAREMDLNLLDVEHFDTEKFFVDAIYGRLVDSGIPKKFLLKSKKMQSPYIVL
- a CDS encoding MFS transporter; the encoded protein is MADLFIPQFAETLGATRFEIGILGTAFALSMFISATVFGRISDKLGRKKIISLGCISAGLFYAVSFFSASFPNFFVLRILQGISIGIYPGALAAYVNENSGKMDDHTAWGALGIAFFLGLSSIIATLVNIRWIFVSVGILYLISLLLVSKLKEEEIKPFVIPLFPKEIIKKNINLYLAIFFTFTGINVTWTFWILFLYELGATPFMVGCITIINPLFEFLTLKFVAHRIKWRGTGLGILILALAFPFFLLPDIHSRLCPCKLLQELDGPLCLQAG